In the genome of Colletotrichum lupini chromosome 8, complete sequence, one region contains:
- a CDS encoding carboxymethylenebutenolidase: MYADISKPPAPLPKAEPQCISEGVTLLPPLSRRGYGKGLIILQHDSTQHLDIVEGVPSALIKWAEEGFVVVEIQAKALTNPSLATDVLQTALKALKDCSKLEKDSRFGVVAFDPTLWNKIAGVACIFPDIVGAVVYADSSDENTLEKSKIPMLCHLAGGQAPSETKKTEGITTYRYAKAKSFRLATPFHEDFDYWSESLSHTRNLTFLKSLIGGPYFDLEAIWDEHTYYEFADRSVEHTMSTMVDQPYVNHVPTTN, translated from the exons ATGTATGCGGATATCAGCAAGCCCCCTGCGCCACTGCCAAAGGCTGAACCACAGTGCATCAGCGAGGGCGTCACGTTGCTGCCGCCGCTCTCGCGCCGAGGCTACGGAAAGGGCCTCATTATACTGCAACATGATTCGACGCAACACCTGGACATTGTCGAAGGAGTACCCTCTGCTCTCATCAAGTGGGCGGAAGAGGGTTTCGTCGTGGTGGAGATCCAAGCCAAGGCGTTGACTAATCCGAGCCTTGCCACAGATGTCTTACAGACTGCTTTGAAAGCACTGAAAGACTGCAGCAAGCTGGAGAAAGATAGCAGGTTCGGAGTTGTCG CGTTTGACCCAACGTTATGGAATAAGATTGCTGGGGTGGCTTGCATCTTCCCAGATATTGTGGGAGCTGTTGTATATGCAGATTCCAGCGATGAGAATACCCTCGAGAAATCCAAAATCCCCATGCTGTGTCACCTTGCTGGTGGCCAAGCACCGTCTGAGACAAAAAAGACCGAGGGCATCACCACGTATCGATACGCAAAGGCTAAGTCATTCAGGCTTGCGACGCCATTTCATGAAGATTTCGATTACTGGTCAGAGTCTCTGTCTCACACCAGAAACTTGACATTTCTCAAGTCGCTTATTGGCGGGCCTTATTTCGATCTTGAGGCCATCTGGGATGAGCATACATACTATGAGTTCGCGGACCGCTCTGTTGAGCATACCATGAGCACAATGGTTGATCAACCATATGTGAACCATGTCCCCACA actaactaa